A single window of Meiothermus sp. DNA harbors:
- the accC gene encoding acetyl-CoA carboxylase biotin carboxylase subunit, whose amino-acid sequence MFKKIMVANRGEIALRVLRAARELGVKVVVAHSEADSQSLPVLLADEAICIGPPPSAQSYLNIPNLLSAAIISGAEAIHPGYGFLAENPQFAEMCRDHGIVFIGPTPESMHSLGSKAGGREIAAKSNVPTVPGTGVLQSVEEALEAAEKIGYPVLLKASAGGGGRGQKVVRSSEEMKTAFAQAQVEAQNYFSDPALILEKYIEIFRHVEVQVVGDGKGHVVHVGERDCSIQRRNQKLIEEAPSRLEESLRQEILAAGVRLAKYVNYQGAGTLEFIVDPEGNFYFMEMNTRIQVEHCVSEMISGLDLVKLQIKIAAGEPFTLQQSDIELKGHAIECRINAEDYDKDFRPSIGKIETLHFPGGPGVRVDSHLYAGYSIPPNYDSLVAKLIVYGENREEAIARMRRALAETVIEGPGVKTTVPFHLKVMDNAFYRRGAIYTNFVTTRMSD is encoded by the coding sequence ATGTTCAAAAAAATAATGGTTGCCAACCGCGGTGAGATTGCCCTTCGGGTGTTGCGGGCGGCACGGGAGCTAGGGGTAAAGGTGGTGGTGGCCCACAGCGAAGCCGATAGTCAGTCTTTGCCTGTGCTGCTCGCGGATGAGGCCATCTGCATTGGGCCGCCGCCTTCGGCGCAGAGCTACTTGAATATTCCAAATTTGCTGTCTGCGGCCATTATTTCGGGAGCCGAAGCCATTCACCCCGGCTACGGGTTTCTGGCCGAAAACCCCCAGTTTGCCGAGATGTGCCGCGACCACGGTATTGTCTTTATCGGCCCTACCCCGGAGTCCATGCACAGCCTGGGCTCCAAGGCGGGGGGTCGAGAGATTGCCGCCAAATCCAACGTGCCCACCGTTCCGGGCACGGGGGTGTTGCAGTCGGTGGAAGAGGCCCTGGAAGCTGCTGAAAAAATCGGCTATCCGGTGCTCCTCAAGGCCAGCGCCGGCGGCGGAGGTCGGGGCCAGAAGGTGGTGCGTTCTTCGGAGGAGATGAAAACCGCTTTCGCCCAGGCCCAGGTTGAGGCGCAGAACTACTTTTCCGACCCCGCCCTGATTCTGGAGAAATACATTGAGATTTTCCGCCACGTGGAAGTTCAGGTAGTGGGGGATGGCAAAGGCCACGTGGTACACGTAGGCGAGCGCGACTGTTCGATTCAGCGCCGCAACCAGAAGCTCATCGAGGAAGCCCCGAGCCGCCTCGAAGAGTCCCTGCGCCAGGAGATTCTGGCGGCGGGGGTGCGTCTAGCCAAATATGTCAACTACCAGGGTGCGGGGACACTCGAGTTTATCGTAGACCCAGAAGGCAACTTTTACTTCATGGAGATGAACACCCGTATCCAGGTCGAACACTGCGTTTCCGAGATGATTTCGGGCCTCGATCTAGTCAAGCTCCAGATCAAAATTGCCGCTGGCGAGCCTTTCACCCTGCAGCAAAGCGACATCGAGCTCAAGGGTCATGCCATCGAGTGCCGAATTAACGCCGAAGACTACGACAAAGACTTCCGCCCTAGCATCGGCAAGATCGAGACCCTGCACTTCCCCGGCGGCCCTGGAGTGCGCGTAGACTCCCACCTCTACGCGGGCTACAGCATCCCACCCAACTACGACTCGTTGGTAGCCAAACTGATCGTGTACGGTGAAAACCGAGAGGAGGCCATTGCCCGGATGCGCCGGGCGCTCGCCGAGACCGTTATCGAGGGGCCTGGGGTCAAGACCACCGTACCCTTCCACCTTAAAGTCATGGACAATGCCTTCTATCGGCGAGGGGCCATTTACACCAACTTCGTCACCACCCGAATGTCAGATTGA